One part of the Nostoc sp. PCC 7120 = FACHB-418 genome encodes these proteins:
- a CDS encoding GNAT family N-acetyltransferase has product MVEQLKPRYSSVWINKIAEVPQDAWDALALPLKTPFLEWDWLNNLETSHSATAKTGWLPNHLTLWRDRTLIAVAPLYIKGHSYGEFVFDHQWAELAERIGVQYYPKLLGMTPFTPAEGYRFLIADGEDEEEITAMMVHEIDSFCVKHNISSCHFLYVDPQWQPVLEKQGFTAWLHHSFIWENSGFQNFDDYLTVFNANQRRNIKRERKAVEKEGLQLQAVVGDAIPKSLFPLMYQFYADTCDKFGWWGSKYLTKQFFEQLHHNYRHRVVFFPAYHEQDPRQPLGMSFCLFKDDRLYGRYWGSFQEIDCLHFDACYYAPIEWAIANGIQSFDPGAGGRHKKRRGFPAAPNYSLHRFYNNRLGQILSPYISEVNQLEEQEIAAINAELPFSQK; this is encoded by the coding sequence ATGGTTGAACAACTCAAGCCTCGCTATTCCAGCGTTTGGATTAACAAAATAGCTGAAGTACCCCAAGATGCTTGGGATGCTTTAGCCTTACCACTTAAAACTCCTTTTTTGGAGTGGGATTGGCTGAATAATTTGGAAACTTCTCACAGTGCTACAGCTAAAACTGGTTGGTTACCAAATCACTTGACACTGTGGCGAGATAGAACATTGATTGCTGTGGCTCCACTGTATATTAAAGGACATAGCTATGGTGAGTTTGTTTTCGATCATCAGTGGGCAGAGTTAGCCGAACGTATCGGTGTGCAGTACTATCCCAAACTTTTGGGTATGACACCATTTACACCTGCCGAAGGTTATCGCTTTTTAATTGCCGATGGGGAAGATGAAGAGGAAATTACTGCCATGATGGTGCATGAAATTGACTCTTTCTGTGTCAAACATAATATTTCTAGTTGCCATTTTCTCTATGTTGATCCCCAATGGCAACCAGTATTAGAAAAACAAGGGTTTACAGCTTGGTTGCACCATAGTTTTATTTGGGAAAATTCAGGGTTTCAAAATTTTGATGATTACTTGACGGTGTTCAATGCTAATCAGCGTCGTAATATTAAGCGCGAACGTAAAGCTGTAGAAAAGGAGGGTTTACAACTGCAAGCCGTGGTGGGTGATGCCATCCCTAAGTCTCTATTTCCCTTGATGTATCAGTTTTATGCTGATACTTGTGACAAGTTTGGTTGGTGGGGTAGCAAGTATCTAACAAAGCAATTTTTTGAGCAGTTACACCATAACTATCGCCATCGGGTTGTGTTTTTCCCTGCTTATCACGAGCAAGATCCTCGCCAGCCTCTAGGTATGTCTTTTTGTTTGTTTAAGGACGATCGCTTATATGGTCGTTATTGGGGCAGTTTTCAAGAAATTGATTGCTTACATTTTGATGCTTGCTATTATGCACCAATTGAGTGGGCGATCGCTAATGGTATTCAAAGTTTTGATCCTGGCGCTGGCGGAAGACATAAAAAACGTCGCGGTTTCCCTGCTGCACCTAATTATAGTCTCCATCGCTTTTATAATAATCGTCTAGGACAAATTCTCAGTCCCTACATTAGTGAAGTGAATCAATTAGAAGAGCAGGAAATTGCAGCTATCAATGCAGAGTTACCTTTTAGTCAAAAGTAA
- a CDS encoding RibD family protein, whose amino-acid sequence MVQHRPHTTVVLAMSADGKIADFRRSPARFGTSVDKTHLEQQIAASDAVLIGAGTLRAYGTTLTVSDTVLLQQRQQQGKPDQPIHIVITHSANLNPEIRFFQQPIRRWLVTTTLGQNFWQGRSEFERIMVFETPTGEIDTITAIEQLTSLQIARLLVLGGGALIASMLELDLIDEFWLTVCPLILGGVTAPTPVDGKGFTSQLAPHLQLLEVKKVAHEVFLHYRLQR is encoded by the coding sequence ATGGTGCAACACCGTCCTCATACCACAGTAGTTTTGGCAATGAGTGCAGATGGCAAGATAGCAGATTTTAGGCGATCGCCTGCTAGATTTGGTACCAGTGTCGATAAAACACACTTGGAACAACAAATTGCTGCCTCTGATGCCGTTTTAATAGGTGCTGGCACTCTCCGAGCTTATGGTACAACACTGACCGTATCAGATACAGTTCTGCTGCAACAACGCCAACAGCAAGGCAAGCCTGACCAACCGATTCATATAGTGATTACACATTCTGCTAACCTCAATCCGGAAATTAGGTTTTTTCAGCAGCCAATCAGGCGTTGGTTAGTTACAACAACCTTAGGCCAGAATTTTTGGCAAGGACGCTCGGAATTTGAGCGCATTATGGTTTTTGAAACTCCAACAGGAGAAATCGACACTATCACAGCCATAGAGCAACTAACATCACTACAAATAGCACGATTGTTAGTATTAGGTGGGGGCGCATTAATAGCTTCTATGCTGGAATTAGATTTAATAGATGAATTTTGGCTTACTGTCTGTCCATTAATTTTAGGCGGTGTGACTGCACCCACACCCGTGGATGGTAAAGGATTCACATCACAATTAGCTCCCCATCTTCAACTTTTGGAAGTAAAAAAAGTGGCACACGAAGTTTTTCTCCACTATCGGCTACAACGGTAG
- a CDS encoding RNA-guided endonuclease InsQ/TnpB family protein, translated as MLVFETKLEGTNEQYQLLDEAIKTARFVRNACLRYWMDNQNIGRYDLSAYCAVLAANENFPFVAKLNSMARQASAERAWSAIARFFDNCKQNKTGKKGYPRFKKEQTHGSVEYKTSGWKLSSDRRYVTFSDGFKAGTFKLWGTRDLHFYQLKQFKRVRVVRRADGYYAQFCIDQERVERREPTLKTIGLDVGLNHFLTDSEGNTVENPRHLRKSEKSLKRLQRRLSKTKKGSNNRVKARNRLSRKHLKVSRQRKDFAVKLARCVVQSSDLVAYEDLQVRNMVRNRHLAKSISDAAWTQFRQWVEYFGKVFGVVTVAVPPHHTSQNCSNCGEVVKKSLSTRTHACPHCGHIQDRDWNAARNILELGLRTVGHTGSQVSGDIDLCLGEVTPPNKSSRGKRKPKK; from the coding sequence ATGCTAGTATTTGAGACAAAACTTGAAGGAACAAACGAGCAGTATCAATTGCTGGATGAGGCGATTAAAACTGCTCGTTTTGTCCGCAATGCTTGCCTCCGGTACTGGATGGACAACCAAAACATCGGCAGGTATGATTTGAGTGCTTATTGCGCTGTCCTTGCTGCCAATGAAAACTTTCCGTTCGTTGCCAAACTCAACTCTATGGCTCGACAAGCTTCTGCTGAAAGAGCGTGGAGTGCAATTGCTCGGTTTTTTGACAATTGCAAGCAAAACAAAACCGGGAAGAAAGGTTATCCACGCTTTAAAAAAGAACAGACGCATGGGAGTGTTGAGTATAAAACTAGCGGCTGGAAGCTTAGTAGTGACCGTCGTTATGTCACTTTTAGCGACGGATTTAAAGCAGGAACTTTCAAACTCTGGGGAACTCGTGACTTGCATTTCTACCAGTTGAAACAGTTCAAGAGGGTGCGGGTTGTGCGTCGTGCCGATGGGTACTACGCGCAGTTTTGCATTGACCAAGAGCGAGTAGAAAGGCGAGAACCAACGCTTAAAACTATTGGGCTGGATGTGGGATTGAACCATTTCTTGACCGATAGCGAAGGCAATACAGTTGAGAACCCTAGACACTTGCGTAAAAGCGAAAAGTCTCTCAAGAGATTGCAACGCAGATTGTCTAAAACCAAGAAGGGTTCTAACAACAGAGTCAAGGCAAGAAATCGCTTGAGTAGAAAACACCTTAAAGTAAGTAGGCAGCGTAAAGACTTCGCCGTAAAGTTGGCGAGGTGCGTAGTCCAGTCTAGCGACTTGGTAGCCTATGAGGATTTGCAGGTGCGGAACATGGTCAGGAATAGACATCTTGCCAAGTCGATTAGTGATGCAGCGTGGACGCAGTTTCGGCAATGGGTTGAGTATTTCGGCAAAGTGTTTGGTGTAGTGACTGTTGCAGTCCCACCCCATCACACTTCGCAGAATTGTTCCAACTGTGGCGAAGTAGTGAAAAAGTCGCTGAGTACAAGAACTCATGCTTGCCCTCACTGTGGACATATTCAAGACAGGGATTGGAACGCTGCACGGAACATACTTGAACTAGGACTACGTACTGTGGGACACACAGGATCTCAAGTCTCTGGAGATATCGACCTCTGTTTGGGTGAGGTAACTCCTCCAAATAAGTCGAGTCGTGGAAAGAGAAAGCCCAAGAAGTGA
- a CDS encoding Gfo/Idh/MocA family protein produces the protein MTKIAVIGVGRWGVHLLRNFLAHPQAEVVAIVDPHPERLAVVKQQFKLAENVLLTTDWSDLQKVPGLTAVAIATPATTHYALIKDALAQGYHVLAEKPLTLDPVECQELCQLAEQRQLILMVDHTYLFHPAVEEGQTVVQAGKLGELRYGYATRTHLGPVRQDVDALWDLAIHDIAIFNNWLGQVPVSVQATGTVWLQGEGKEAGGRQQGRNEEEILTQHSNGLADLVWVTLTYPDGFKAYIHLCWLNNDKQRRLAVVGSIGTLIFDEMSPSSQLTLLHGEFERQGNLFLPVNQSQEVLELKTGEPLQRVCDRFITSVLQNIPPSISSGWVGTELVKILSALTTSLQQGGQSVPLK, from the coding sequence ATGACTAAAATCGCTGTTATCGGGGTAGGACGCTGGGGAGTGCATTTGTTGCGGAATTTTTTAGCACATCCGCAAGCTGAGGTTGTGGCAATAGTTGATCCCCATCCAGAGAGGTTGGCGGTAGTCAAGCAGCAGTTTAAGTTAGCTGAAAATGTCCTGTTAACCACCGATTGGTCTGACTTACAAAAAGTGCCAGGATTAACAGCAGTAGCGATCGCCACCCCAGCTACCACTCACTATGCTTTAATTAAAGACGCTCTCGCTCAGGGCTATCATGTTCTGGCAGAAAAACCCCTAACCCTAGACCCCGTAGAGTGTCAAGAACTTTGCCAATTAGCAGAGCAACGGCAATTAATACTCATGGTGGATCACACCTATTTATTTCACCCAGCCGTAGAGGAAGGACAAACTGTCGTCCAGGCTGGTAAATTAGGCGAGTTGCGTTATGGCTATGCTACACGCACCCATTTAGGCCCTGTCCGTCAAGATGTTGATGCCTTATGGGATTTAGCCATTCATGATATCGCCATCTTTAACAACTGGTTAGGTCAAGTACCTGTAAGTGTACAGGCGACGGGTACGGTTTGGCTGCAAGGTGAGGGGAAAGAGGCAGGGGGCAGGCAGCAGGGGAGAAATGAGGAAGAAATTCTTACTCAACATTCAAACGGATTAGCCGATTTAGTTTGGGTAACACTAACTTATCCAGATGGTTTTAAAGCTTATATTCACCTGTGCTGGTTGAATAATGATAAACAGCGTCGCCTGGCGGTGGTAGGAAGCATTGGAACTTTGATTTTTGATGAAATGTCACCATCATCACAGTTAACTTTATTGCATGGCGAATTTGAACGGCAAGGAAATCTATTTTTACCTGTGAATCAAAGCCAAGAAGTTTTGGAGCTAAAAACAGGCGAACCTTTGCAACGAGTGTGCGATCGCTTTATTACTTCTGTTCTCCAGAATATACCCCCAAGCATTTCTTCTGGTTGGGTAGGTACAGAGTTAGTCAAAATTCTCTCTGCTCTAACCACATCTCTCCAACAGGGCGGTCAATCCGTGCCTCTTAAATAA